The genomic interval GTAACTTTCTGATTCCTAAATCAAAACTAGTGTTTAAGCCAACATTTTCTTTAAAATACCTTTCATTTTCAGCTAAGTTTGTTGAGATCGGTTTTTTATCAGTTTTTGTCGTCATGGTATCCGCTCCTATCTAAAATAAGATTTACAGCTTTCATCGTAATTGGACATCCATTCTCAACACTGTCCTTACGAGCCATTTTGCCAATATCCCCAATCCCAACTATAATGGGAACATTTATTTGATCTAGACAATAAACGGTATCACCACTAATCCTGCCTATCTCTAAATCCTGTAAACCGCTCTTATCTACTCCATATTCAGTTAACTCTCCAAATCGATCGATACTTACATCTACCTTTGTCCACTCGGTTTGATGTGTTTTTGATGCGACGGCAATGATTCCAAGTACTTCAATATCCTGATGACCAGCTACATATTTTAATGCTGTTTCACCAGCTCCCTCCCCTAATAAACCACAATCATCAAACATGACAAAAACAGGGTCATTTTCAGCTGTAAGAATGAGCTTAACGATTTCTTCTCCACTTAAAGTAGTTGGATTTCCTTGCGTTTTGGAAATAGCTCTACCTCCAATTTCAGCAGCTGCAAATTGTATTGCTCGTGCGGCATACTCATCTCCATCAGTAACAATTATGACCCTGCGCTTTTTTGTCAATGTTTCACCCTATCCTTTCGGTTTAAAAATAAGTGCAGCCAGAAAAGCAAATAATATAGCTGCTGAAATACCTGCTGAAGTTAATTCAAAAATCCCCATTCCAATGCCGATAAATCCATCTTCTTTTGCTTTCTCCATCGCCCCATGTAGTAGAGAATGACCAAAACTTGTAATTGGTGTCGTTGCTCCTGCTCCAGCAAACTCAATTAACTTATCATATAAACCAAATCCATCTAATACTGCTCCAGAAACAACAAATATACTCATGACATGTGCTGGAGTAAATTTGAATACATCTAATAGGATCTGGCCGATCACACATATGGCGCCTCCAACTGCAAAAGCAATTAAGTACTCCATTAGCCATTCACTCTCCAATCAGTTCTTTCAAAAACGACCCCGTGTGCTATTGTTGGAATTGATTCTTTTTGCTGAATCATAGTAGGACTTAGTAATGCTCCCGTAGCCACAACAAAAACTCGATTTAAATTACCAAGTTGTAATTCATTAAAAATATGAGCGTATGTTACTACTGCTGAACACCCACATCCACTTCCACCAGCAAATACTGGTTGATCCGGTCGAAAAACCATTAAACCGCAATCATTATGCTTGTCATGAATATCGAATCCTTCTTCTTTTACCATTTCCTTTGCAATCGGACTCCCAACACCTGATAAATCTCCTGTTAAAAATAAATCATAATCCTCTGGTGTGCGGTTTAAATCTTTAAGATGTTGAGCAATCGTGTCTGCTGCAGCAGGCGCCATTGCCGAGCCCATATCGAAAGGATCTTTAATCCCTAAATCTGTAACTTTACCGATCGTTGCTGCAGTTATTTGAATATTACTTACTTCTTTATTAATTAATACTGCTCCAGCTCCAGTTATTGTAAAAGTTGCAGAGTCAGGTTTTTGCCCCCCGTATTCAGTTGGATATCTAAATTGTCTTTCAGCTGTTGCATTATGACTGCTTGTAGCAGCAATTACATTGTTAGCAAAACCGCCGTCTATTAAAGCTGAACCTACAGCAACTGTTTCCATTGATGTTGAACAAGCGCCAAACATGCATAAAAATGGAATATTAATATGTCTTGCTACATAATTCGCTGTTACATTTTGATTTAATAAATCGCCAGCTAATAGAAGATCGATATCATCAATCGTTTTATTTCCTTTTGTTAAACATTTTTCGATGGCTTGCTCCATTAATCTTCTTTCGGCAAGTTCCCAATTGTCCTCACCACAATGTAATTCCTTATGTTTGATATCAAATAATTTTCCGAGTGGTCCATCTGCTTCCATAGGCCCAACAGCTGTTCCACTTGAGTGAACAAATAACGGACTTTCAAATTGCCATGTTTGCTTTCCTCTTAACTTCATAGCTGCCACCTCACTAAAATGCAATTCCATAGAAATAGCGAATCATTCCAACAATATAGGCTGCAACAACACCAAACACGATAACACTACCTGCTAGTTTAAACATATTTGTTGCTATTCCCAGCACAATCCCTTCACTGCGATGCTCGATGGCTGCACTTGTCATTGAATTAGCAAATCCTGTGATTGGAACAGCTGAACCTGCACCAGCAAACTGTCCAAGCCGATCATAAATACCGAATCCAGTAAAAATCGCTGAAAGTAGAATTAATGTTCCTGCTGTTGGGTTAGCGGCATCTTTTTCTGTAAAATGAAACACTTGAATATAGAAATTTTGTAAGGCTTGACCAAGCACACAAATAAGACCGCCTATTACAAAGGCTTTAAGGCAATTTATGATATAAGGTGGTTTCGGCTGATAGCTTTTTATTTGATTTTTATAATCATCTTTTATTTTTGGTTTATCCATACTGCTTCCTCCCTTACAAATGCACAAAATAAATCCAATGGTAAAGTGAACCTAAAATCTTTCCAAACACAATTGCCATTAATAAAATAACAATTTTGTCTCCGAAACCAATTCGCTTTGCTAATATTGGAAAAACGTTCAATACTTCAGTTAAAGCTGCTGCAAGCATACCTATAAAAATTCCGCTGAAAAGACCGATTGGAATTAACCAATACTTTGATTGAAACAGCAATGTATCCCGCAAACTCATCCAACCGAAAATGACACTTCCTAATATGATTGCCATTTCGTATACATGGATGTATTTATATGTTTTCGATAATTGTGTTAATCTCGGAATAATTCCCAGTACCGCAAAGAACGCTACATAACCTGAACCTACAACAAGTCCCCCTGACAAGCCAATAATAATTAAGATGATAGCGTTAACGATCATCAACGTTATTCAAATTCTCCTTGTTTTCATTCATTGCAACATATTGATCTAAATCTAATTGATAATTAAATATTTCAACTTCTAGGGGACTTGGCTCTTCATTAATTTTTTTCTTAAATAAATGGTTAAAAAACAAAATCATCCCTAACCCAAGACCAATTGAATATGGAATTTGCAACAATAGTGGATAATCATTTGTTTTTCCAGTTACCATTTTGTAGATTTTTTGATGAACAGCTTGCATGCTAACATCTTCATGAAAGTTCATGATCGCAAGACCTGCACCGATAAATAACAGGAGCCATACTGTACAAAATAACAGTGGTGAAATCTTTTTCTTTTCATACATAATCTCAACAATTGTTTGTGCTGCCCCAATTGTTTGTACATCAATTTGGTCGTCAAATTTATGTATTTCTTTTATGACGTGCATGACGTCAATGACCACCATATTTTTATCACTTGGTTGAATTTTGTGAATCAAAATACGCCTTATCTTTCTTGATAATTCCTTATCGCCGACGATAAGTGCGATTTTATCGATTGTAATATTGTCGTAAGGCTGGACTTGAATTCGATGACGAAGCCTTATATACACCGTCTTTTCCATCAAAATTCACTTCCTAATGATTTATATATTGTATATTTAGTATGCATTTGCTTATTTTTAATCATGCAAGGCTTAGATGATGACCATTAATTACCATGGAAAATAAAAAAAGCTGACTCTTTAAAAGAGCCAGCTTTTCTTATTGATTCATTTTATCCTTCATTTGTTGTAATATCTTTTTCTCAAGTCTTGAAACCTGCACTTGAGAAATTCCAAGTCGATCAGCAACTTCTGATTGGGTTTGATCTTTATAATATCGTAAGTAAACAATTAGTCTTTCACGTTCATCAAGATCACGAATTGCATCTTTTAAGATAATTTTATCAAACCATTTCGTTTCCGAATGATCTGCTATTTGATCTAGTAATGTAATTGGATCTCCATCATTTTCATAAACGGTTTCATGGATGGATGAAGGTGCTCTAACAGCCTCTTGAGCAAGAACCACATCTTCGGGAGAAATATCTAAGTAGTTTGCGATTTCTACTACAGTGGGCACCTTACCCATTGTTTTGGAAAGTTCATCACGTGCTCGACGAATTTTATTTCCTAATTCCTTAAGTGATCGACTAACTTTAACTGTACCATCATCTCGGATAAATCGTTGAATTTCACCAATGATCATCGGAACAGCATAAGTTGAAAACCTTACATCATATGATAAATCAAATTTATCAACTGATTTCAACAAGCCAATACTTCCAATTTGAAATAAATCATCTGGTTCATACCCGCGATTCAAAAACCGTTGAACAACTGACCAAACAAGCCGCATATTTTTTTGGATAATCAAATCTCGTGCATCTTGATCTCCTGCTTGGCTTCGACGGATTAATTCCTTAACTTCATGGTCCTTTAACTGCGCTTTTGAGTTATCGTTCTTGACCTCCACATCCATAGCAAGTCTCCCTTTAATTGCTTAAAGCTTTACTTTTCGCCAAATGTTTTTTCAGCCTAACTGTTGTCCCTTTTGTTTCAAGTGACTCAACATTTATTTCATCCATGAAATTTTCCATTATTGTAAATCCCATTCCTGATCGTTCAAGTTCAGGTTTTGTTGTATAAAGTGGTTGCCGAGCTTCATCAATATCAGCAATTCCAATACCCTCGTCACGAATTGTCATTTCAACGACGCCGTCATCTAATGTTACTGATATGTAAACAATCCCGTTAGGATCATTTTCATACCCATGAATAATTGCATTTGTTACTGCTTCTGATACTACGGTTTTTATTTCAGTCAGTTCATCCATCGTTGGGTCCAGTTGTGCAATAAATGCCGCAACGGTTACCCTTGCAAACGATTCATTTTGACTTAACGCTGAAAATTGAAGGTTCATTTCATTTTTCATGATGCCACCCCCAATGTTTGCAGCGCTTTTTGCTCGTCATCCTCTAAGCGAATAATTTTAAATAAACCTGACATATCAAATAATCTTTTTACAGCTGGAGAAATCGCACAAACGACCATTTCTCCACCGATCGCTTTAATTTGTTTATATCTTCCTAAAATCACACCCAAACCAGAGCTGTCCATAAATGCTAAATTTTCAAGATTTAATAAAATATGATTGATAGGGTGTGCTGCAAGTGTTTCAGTTACTTTTGTACGCAATTCTTCTGATGTATGATGATCAAGCTCACCTGAGAGTCGTATACATAAAACAGTTTGTTTCACATCAAGTTCAATCGCTAGACTCAAGGTATTACCCCTCCTTATTTCTGGATAAAGAGTCATTCTTGATTGGAACTTTATTTTCCTGCTTCATGACAAAACTAGTGATAATTCGTCATTATTAGCCCGACTTAGTAAAATCACCCATCACACGTCTAAATAATTTCCACCAACTTGCTTCATTAATATCTTTCTCGGCAACTAATCTACTTTCCGCAATGATTTTTTCATCTTTTTTTAATTGAAGTGTACCAAGCTCTTCACCTTGTTTAATTGGAGCTTGAACATCTTTTTTCATCACAATCTCCTGTGTTACATTATCAACACTTTCACCTTTTTTAGTAAGAACAGATATCGGTTCAGAAGTCATTAGGTTAGCTTCATTTTCACTGCCTTTACTAACTTTCATCTTTGTTAAAACATGATCTTTTTCAAAAAGTGGATGTGTTTGATACTGACTAAAAGCATAATCAAGCATTTTTGTAACTTGTGCATTACGGTCCTTCGGAGTATCCGCTCCAAAAACAACGGCAATAACGCGCATATTATCTTTTTTAGCAGTGGCTGTTAAACAGTATTTTGCTTCATTCGTAAATCCAGTCTTTACACCGTCTACACCTGGATAAAATTTAACAAGGCGATTTGTATTGACAAGCCAGAATTTTTTGTCAGAACCTTCTCGTAAATAATCTTCATATTTACCTGTAAACTTTGTAATACCTTCATACTTCAATAACTCTTTTGCCATTAACGCCATGTCATGAGCAGAGCTATAATGGCCATCCTCAGGTAAGCCAGTTGGATTTTTAAAATGAGTATTTTTCAAGCCCAATTCTTTTACTTTATTATTCATCATATTGACAAACTCTTCAGTCGAACCTGCAATTTTTTCTGCCATTGCAACTGATGCATCATTACCTGACCCAATTGCAATACCTTTTAACATTTGCTCGACTGTCATTTCTTCACCAGGTTCTAAAAAAATCTGTGATCCGCCCATTGATGCTGCATATTCGCTTGTACGAACCATTTCATCCATTTTTATTTGATTTTTATCGAGTGCTTCCATTATAAGAAGCATTGTCATAATTTTTGTCATACTTGCTGGAGGCAGCTTTTCATCACTATTTTTATCGTACAAGATCGTTCCCGTATCACGTTCGATTAAAACAGCTGACTTCGCTTTATCTGCAAGTTCGACTTTAGTAGTAGATTCTTCGGCAAACGCCGCTGGTGTAACAGAAATAAGCATTGCTATAAGCGTAAAACATGAGAGTATCCGTTTCATTTCATAAGCCCTCCATTCTTTATACATTCCATTTTTTCCAATGGCAGGGAAATTATACTAAGTAAACAGGGAAAAGTTTTTTGGAGAGATGATTGTTAGGGAAACGTGAGGGATATATAACCGGCATCATTTTCAAAAGAAAACCACAGCCATTACGACTGTGGTTTTCAACTTTATTCCTTATTCCACCGTAGCATAAATCAATTCTGGCGCTTTTACCTCACTGCCAGATATCGATATACTTTTATAAAGTTTCTGTTTCACTTCATCTACATTTTCATAATTACTATGAATCGTAACAAGTGACTCTCCCTTTTTAACTGAGTCACCGATTTTTTTATTTAATACAAGTCCAACAGCTAGATCAATTTGTGATTCTTTTGTTGCACGGCCTGCCCCTAATAACATGGCTGCTGTACCGACTGCATCGGCGATAATTTCAGAAATATATCCATCTTCTTGTGCTTCTAACTCAATGACATATTTAGCTTGTGGTAATGTTTCTGGCTGATCGACAACTGATCCATCTCCACCTTGAGCTTCTAGAAATATTTTTAATGTTTGCAACGCTTTCCCGTTGTTCATGACTTCTACAAGCATTGTACGAGCCTCTTCTAATGACTCAGCTTTTCCAGCTAAAAGCACCATGTAACTTCCTAAAGTTAAACAAAGTTCTTCTAAGTCTTTTGGTCCTTTTCCACTTAGAGTATCAATTGCTTCTTTTACTTCAAGTGCATTTCCAATTGCGAAGCCTAGGGGCTGGCTCATGTCTGAAATAACAGCCATGGTTCTGCGGCCAACTAGATTCCCAATATCGACCATTGCTTTTGCGAGTTCTTTTGATTCCTTTAAATCTTTCATGAACGCACCTGCACCCGTTTTTACATCTAGTACGATAGCATCAGCACCTGCAGCAATTTTTTTACTCATTATTGAACTTGCGATAAGGGGGATACTGTTAACAGTTGCGGTTACATCACGTAATGCATAGAGACTTTTGTCAGCTGGTGTTAGATTTCCGCTCTGTCCAATTACAGCAATTTTATTTTTATTAACGAGTTCAATAAATTGTTTATTTTCAATTTCGACATGAAAACCTGGAACAGATTCTAGTTTATCAATTGTTCCACCTGTATGACCTAAACCTCTTCCGGACATTTTTGCAACAGGAACACCAACAGCTGCTACTAATGGTCCTAAAACAAGTGTCGTCGTATCACCTACTCCACCTGTACTATGTTTATCGACTTTTATTCCTTCGATCTCGCTTAAATCAATCGTATCACCAGAATGTACCATTGCCATTGTAAGTTCAGCACGTTCCTTATCTGTCATCCCTTGAAAATAAATAGCCATTGTAAATGCACTCATTTGGTAGTCAGGAATATCACCAGTTGTATAATTCTCAATAATATAATGGATTTCTTCCTTTGTTAATTCTTGACCATCTCGCTTTTTTTCGATTAAATCAACCATTCTCATAGATAATCTCACCTTTATTTTTAGTTTGATTTTTGGATATTTTCAACGATATTTTTGACAAGATTTAAAAAGTTTGCACGTACTCTATCTGTTGTTTCAATCACTTCATCATGTGATAACGGCTGATCTAATATTCCTGCAGCCATATTAGAAATACAGGAAATACCTAAAACTTTCAGTCCGGCATGTTTTGCTATGATTACTTCAGGAACGGTTGACATACCAACAGCATCTCCTCCTAATGTACGAAGTGCACGTACCTCGGCAGGCGTTTCATATGAAGGTCCAGTATTCCCAACATAAACTCCTTCTTGAAGTTTAATGTTTAATTCTTTTGCACACTTTTTCGCCATATTTCTAAGCTTTATATCATAACTTTCAGACATATCAGGGAAACGCACACCAAATTTATCATCATTTGGCCCAATTAATGGATTTGTTCCCATATTATTAATATGGTCTGTAAGCAGCATTAAGTCTCCAGCTTGAAAAGACTCATTAATACCACCAGCGGCATTTGTTACAATTAATGTTTCAACTCCAAGTTCTTTCATGACTCGGACAGGGGCTGTAACTTTGTCTAGACTGTATCCTTCATAAAAGTGAAAGCGGCCTTGCATCGCCACTACATTTGCTCCTTTAAGCAAACCAAAAACGAGCTGTCCTGCATGTCCTTCAACTGTTGAAACAGGAAAATTTGGAATCTCATTGTAAGGTATTTTTACTGGATTCTCAATTTCATCTGCTAATACACCTAAACCGGAACCTAAAATCAATCCAATTTTAGGGGTTGCTGTGAATTTCGTTTTTAAATAACTAGCTGCTTCCATTATATTTTCGTAATTCATTCCGTCTCCTCCTATTTTAACTCTGATCATATGCTTTTTTGCGAATAATCGCTAGTTAACTTTATCAGACAATTTATAGGGCGCCATCCACTAACTAAATTCGTCTATGTTAATGTTAAGTTGATATTTATTGTCCGTTCAGGTTAGATAAAAAGCTTTTTCCATACGCAGGCATTTTCACCTTGAAATTATCGGCAATTGCAGCCCCAACATCGGCAAATGTATCTCTTAATGGCATTTCCTTACCCATTTTATTTCTTGGACTGTATACAAGTAGCGGCACGAATTCACGTGTATGATCTGTGCCGTGGTGAACAGGGTCATTTCCATGATCAGCTGTGATTATCAATAAGTCTTGTTCTGTTAATTTTTCAAGAACTTCTGTTAATCTAGCATCAAATTCCTCAAGCGCTTTTCCATAACCAGCTGGATCACGACGGTGACCAAATAAGGCATCAAAATCTACTAGATTCACAAAGCTAAGACCTGTGAAATCCATCCCGATTGTATCATTTAACTTATCCATTCCATCCATATTCGATTTCGTTCGTAATGATTTTGTGATTCCTTCCCCATCATAAATGTCTGAAATCTTTCCAATAGCAATAACATCTAGTCCACTATCTTTTAGTTCATTCATCACCGTTCGATCAAACGGTTTTAATGCGTAGTCGTGGCGATTTGCTGTTCTCGTGAATTCCCCTGGTTTTCCTATAAATGGACGTGCGATGACACGACCAACCATATATTTTTCATCAAGTGTCAGTTCACGAGCTAATTCACATATTTTATATAGTTCATCTAAAGGTACAATTTCTTCATGTGCGGCAATTTGTAAGACAGAATCCGCAGATGTATAAACAATCAATGCACCTGTTTTCATATGTTCTTCGCCAAGTTCATCTAAAATTTCCGTTCCAGATGCAGGTTTGTTCCCGATTATTTTCCGTCCTGTTTTTTCTTCTAATGCATTAAGAAGTTCAGCTGGGAAACCTTCTGGAAATACCTTAAATGGCTGTTCGATGTTTAAACCCATTATCTCCCAGTGTCCTGTCATTGTATCTTTTCCATTTGAAGCCTCTTGCATTTTTGTAAAAAAAGCATGTGGTTGTGCTTGAACAGGAATCCCTTTTATTTCTCGAATATTACTCAGGCCTAGTTTTGACATGTTCGGCATTTTAAGTCCGCCCATATGTTCAGCGATATGACCCAGTGTATCAGAACCTAAATCATTAAACTTTGCTGCATCTGGTGCTTCCCCAATTCCGACAGAATCAAGCACAATTAAAAAAATGCGTTTATATGTATAATTTGACATGGAAATCCTCCTTTTACATATTACTGTTCCTTGTATCACAAGTTTCCATTCGAAACATGAACTTGTCAGAAGTCTGACAACCGTGCGTCCTCTTCATTATAATCCTCTTATAGCGCCATTGACAACTTATATTATGCTAATTCCCTATTCTAATTTTTTAAAGGCAAAAAGCAAAAAAAGTGTGATCTCTTCTTATATCCTAGAGGCAAAAGTAAAAGCAGAGTCGATGTGTGAACATAAAAAGAAACAAGCAACCCCACGACTGTGTGATGCTTGTTAGGCTCTCGGATGAAATTGGTTGTAAACATCCTTTAATCTCGATTTTGTTACATGTGTATAAATTTGTGTTGTTGAAATATCTGCGTGCCCGAGCATTTCTTGAACTGCTCTTAGATCTGCTCCATTTTCTAGTAAATGTGTTGCAAAAGAATGTCTTAATGTATGTGGAGTTAATTCTTTATTTACATTTGCTTCAATAGCAATTTTCTTTAGGTTTTTCCAAAAGCCTTGCCTTGATATACGCTTGCCATGATGGTTGACAAACAGGGCTTCAGTTGGTTGTTTTACATTTATTAATTTTGGTCTGCCTTTTTCGATGTAATTTGTGATAACTTCTGTTGCGGTTCGTCCAATTGGGACAATGCGTTCTTTATTTCCTTTACCATAACAACGAATAAAACCCATTGTTAAATGGACATCTGTCAAATTTAAATTGATCATTTCACTTACACGAATTCCTGTTGCATATAAAAGTTCAAGCATTGCTTTATCTCGATAGCCAAATGGTGATGATAGTTTTGGTGTTTCAAGCAGCTTTTCAACCTCCTGCAATGAGAGGATTTTAGGCAGGCTTCTTTCTAATTGTGGAGACTCTATTAAAACGGACGGGTCTTGGTCAGCTTGTTTTTCTCTTAATAAAAATTGATGAAACGAGCGGATTGAAGCTGTATGTCTTGCAATCGTTTTACTGGATTTCCCTGCTTCCTTTAAAAACTTCAAAAATTGGATGATATGTAGACGGGTGACATTGTTATATGAGTTGATTTGTTGTTTTTCCACTAAATGTTTATGGTAACTTTTTAGATCTCTTTCATACGATACAAGTGTGTTTTTCGATAAGCCTCTCTCCACTAGTAAAAAATGGATAAAATCGTTTAGTTGATCCTTCAAATTTTTCTACTCCCCATTATCATAAAAGAAAATTAATCTGTTAAACCAGCTTTCTTCTTCATTTGATACCATGTTTGTTACCTTCAAAGCTGCACCTTCCGGTTGATCATATCGATGCATATCTTGGTACTCTAAGTTCACCCAAATAATAGCATAATAGAATAAAATCGTAAATCCAGTAAATAAAACAAACACTTTTAACATATCTCCAACTGTTTTTAACCATCGAATCATGAGAAACCTCCGAATTATATCTTTTACTTACTTTTATAGGCAGATCATTTGTTTACAATTTTTCATTTGAAGGATCAAACATAATAGGGTATATTTTGTGTGATATTAGAAGATATGCCAAAGAGGACAAACTTTATACATAAAATTTAGAAACGGTATGAAATCTTTTCTACTTATTTAAAATCTCGTTACATCTGTCGATTTGCAGCCAGTTTTATTGCAAGTTAATCTTTACAATACCCTTTTCTTCATACAAAAAAGCCTAACTATTATAAGTTAGACTTAGTTAATCTTTACTATTTTGAGTTTCTTCTTTTTCTTGACATTTTGCACAAATCCCATGAAATGTTAAGCGATGATCTTTAATTTTAAATTTCCAATCCCGTTCAACGATTTCTTCTACATCTTCTAATAAATCATCTTGGATTTCAGCAACAGAACCACATTCAATACATACTAAATGGTGATGAAAATGTGCCGCACCTTCTTTTCGAAGATCATATCTAGATACTCCATCACCAAAGTTAATCTTATCAACAACTTTTAATTCAGTTAATAATTCTAATGTTCGATAAACAGTTGCCAAGCCAATTTCTGGGGCTTTTTCTTTTACTAGAAGGTACACATCTTCTGCGCTTAAGTGATCTTCTTCGTTTTCTAGTAATACCCGTACAGTTGCTTCACGCTGGGGTGTTAGTTTATAGCTAGCAGAATGCAGCTGCTTCTTGATCCGATCAATGCGGTTTTCCATATCGATTCTTCCTCCCTCGCCGCGTTCCCAAAACTATTATATATCAAGGTAAGGAAGGTGTCCAACTAAAATGATTATAAAGTAATAAAAAGAATTTATATTATTTAATAATAATTATTATTTACTGACCAATTCTACAACATTTTTCATTAATAGCGGTGACGCATAAGCCTCAAAACCTGATGCAACGATAGCAAGTACGCCAATAAATAGAAAAACTGTGACATATCTCATAAATAAAGAGAACGGTGCATCCATATTGCTTGTTTTCTTTACGAAGAGCTGTCGGATGATTTTTAGAGAAAATGCGATTGCAACAGAACACATAATGATAAATGCAGGAATTAGCAAGATATTTTGCGGCAGCACTGTGACAAATGAAAGCAAAAACCCTTTAATCCCTAATTGATTAACTAAGAAACCAACTGTAAAACCGACGACCATTCCCTTAATAAACAGCATGACTAATATAACAGGAAGTCCAATAATTGAAACTCCTAAAATCCACATTAAGCCTAAATATTTTAAATTATGTAAAAAGCTTTGCTGGAACATATCCGTAGAACTGGCTATTTTCCCTTCTGCCACTTGTCCAAAAAATCGATTTAAATAGTAATATAAATCTTCTTTTTGGCTTAAATTCATACTATTAACGATAATTGCCCCAAAGATTACACCCATTAAGAATAATACACAGACAAACAAGTATATTGAAGAATGCTCTTTAAGATGCTGCTTTATCATTGCATTGATTGGCAGTTGTCTTCGCATGATTATTTCCTCCCGTCATTCACTTACTAGAGTATATGAGAGGATTGCCATTCTATGACTTAAAAAAGAGTGCTTTTACTTTTAATAGATTACCTTTTATAAATAAAAAAGGGGACATGAAGTGCATCCCCTGATTTCATTTTATTACACCCCGGTTATCTTTCCATATATTCCACCGCCGCCAGTTTTAACTTTAAGACTTCCCTCTCGAGCTGCTACTATATAATCTACAATTTTTTCTTTTACGACTTTTCCCAGTGCCTCTCTTGGGACTTCAT from Metabacillus sediminilitoris carries:
- the spoVAE gene encoding stage V sporulation protein AE — translated: MEYLIAFAVGGAICVIGQILLDVFKFTPAHVMSIFVVSGAVLDGFGLYDKLIEFAGAGATTPITSFGHSLLHGAMEKAKEDGFIGIGMGIFELTSAGISAAILFAFLAALIFKPKG
- a CDS encoding stage V sporulation protein AA encodes the protein MEKTVYIRLRHRIQVQPYDNITIDKIALIVGDKELSRKIRRILIHKIQPSDKNMVVIDVMHVIKEIHKFDDQIDVQTIGAAQTIVEIMYEKKKISPLLFCTVWLLLFIGAGLAIMNFHEDVSMQAVHQKIYKMVTGKTNDYPLLLQIPYSIGLGLGMILFFNHLFKKKINEEPSPLEVEIFNYQLDLDQYVAMNENKENLNNVDDR
- the spoVAC gene encoding stage V sporulation protein AC codes for the protein MDKPKIKDDYKNQIKSYQPKPPYIINCLKAFVIGGLICVLGQALQNFYIQVFHFTEKDAANPTAGTLILLSAIFTGFGIYDRLGQFAGAGSAVPITGFANSMTSAAIEHRSEGIVLGIATNMFKLAGSVIVFGVVAAYIVGMIRYFYGIAF
- the spoVAD gene encoding stage V sporulation protein AD; the protein is MKLRGKQTWQFESPLFVHSSGTAVGPMEADGPLGKLFDIKHKELHCGEDNWELAERRLMEQAIEKCLTKGNKTIDDIDLLLAGDLLNQNVTANYVARHINIPFLCMFGACSTSMETVAVGSALIDGGFANNVIAATSSHNATAERQFRYPTEYGGQKPDSATFTITGAGAVLINKEVSNIQITAATIGKVTDLGIKDPFDMGSAMAPAAADTIAQHLKDLNRTPEDYDLFLTGDLSGVGSPIAKEMVKEEGFDIHDKHNDCGLMVFRPDQPVFAGGSGCGCSAVVTYAHIFNELQLGNLNRVFVVATGALLSPTMIQQKESIPTIAHGVVFERTDWRVNG
- the sigF gene encoding RNA polymerase sporulation sigma factor SigF encodes the protein MDVEVKNDNSKAQLKDHEVKELIRRSQAGDQDARDLIIQKNMRLVWSVVQRFLNRGYEPDDLFQIGSIGLLKSVDKFDLSYDVRFSTYAVPMIIGEIQRFIRDDGTVKVSRSLKELGNKIRRARDELSKTMGKVPTVVEIANYLDISPEDVVLAQEAVRAPSSIHETVYENDGDPITLLDQIADHSETKWFDKIILKDAIRDLDERERLIVYLRYYKDQTQSEVADRLGISQVQVSRLEKKILQQMKDKMNQ
- a CDS encoding stage V sporulation protein AB, with product MIVNAIILIIIGLSGGLVVGSGYVAFFAVLGIIPRLTQLSKTYKYIHVYEMAIILGSVIFGWMSLRDTLLFQSKYWLIPIGLFSGIFIGMLAAALTEVLNVFPILAKRIGFGDKIVILLMAIVFGKILGSLYHWIYFVHL
- a CDS encoding D-alanyl-D-alanine carboxypeptidase family protein, with translation MKRILSCFTLIAMLISVTPAAFAEESTTKVELADKAKSAVLIERDTGTILYDKNSDEKLPPASMTKIMTMLLIMEALDKNQIKMDEMVRTSEYAASMGGSQIFLEPGEEMTVEQMLKGIAIGSGNDASVAMAEKIAGSTEEFVNMMNNKVKELGLKNTHFKNPTGLPEDGHYSSAHDMALMAKELLKYEGITKFTGKYEDYLREGSDKKFWLVNTNRLVKFYPGVDGVKTGFTNEAKYCLTATAKKDNMRVIAVVFGADTPKDRNAQVTKMLDYAFSQYQTHPLFEKDHVLTKMKVSKGSENEANLMTSEPISVLTKKGESVDNVTQEIVMKKDVQAPIKQGEELGTLQLKKDEKIIAESRLVAEKDINEASWWKLFRRVMGDFTKSG
- a CDS encoding stage V sporulation protein AE; this translates as MTKKRRVIIVTDGDEYAARAIQFAAAEIGGRAISKTQGNPTTLSGEEIVKLILTAENDPVFVMFDDCGLLGEGAGETALKYVAGHQDIEVLGIIAVASKTHQTEWTKVDVSIDRFGELTEYGVDKSGLQDLEIGRISGDTVYCLDQINVPIIVGIGDIGKMARKDSVENGCPITMKAVNLILDRSGYHDDKN
- the spoIIAB gene encoding anti-sigma F factor, whose translation is MKNEMNLQFSALSQNESFARVTVAAFIAQLDPTMDELTEIKTVVSEAVTNAIIHGYENDPNGIVYISVTLDDGVVEMTIRDEGIGIADIDEARQPLYTTKPELERSGMGFTIMENFMDEINVESLETKGTTVRLKKHLAKSKALSN
- the spoIIAA gene encoding anti-sigma F factor antagonist, with protein sequence MSLAIELDVKQTVLCIRLSGELDHHTSEELRTKVTETLAAHPINHILLNLENLAFMDSSGLGVILGRYKQIKAIGGEMVVCAISPAVKRLFDMSGLFKIIRLEDDEQKALQTLGVAS